One Bradyrhizobium sp. CCGB12 genomic window carries:
- a CDS encoding glycosyltransferase, with amino-acid sequence MKTISSPTIRAHNSPQSIVGEALWFAATLRKVNPSVVVVYSLRMCLILTLVQCFVRSCEFVYVVTGVGLLGISESLKARLTRRLVFGILSLASRKRSHFIFENSSDGLLDWIAAYGHKTSVFMGAGVDPDEFRMTELPTMPPFRFATVSRLIWSKGIDLAVDAISALAQEGHPVELHIYGVPDLANPHPINPAIWSGRVGIHYHGFSDQVANVWREAHAGIFTSRGGEGLPRALLEASACGRASIVTAVPGCRDFIRDGLEGYVVPTDSGLALKDAIIRLINSPNDILTFGKAARALVCATSTNKIIQAKYEQIFHSLLDGGRPVKSYSDNLGTGRRPVLCDPNDAMTSRRTRPPS; translated from the coding sequence GTGAAGACCATTTCTAGCCCCACTATCCGGGCTCATAATTCGCCTCAATCGATCGTCGGCGAAGCGCTGTGGTTTGCAGCTACGCTCCGCAAGGTGAATCCGTCCGTGGTCGTCGTTTATTCCTTGCGGATGTGCCTTATCCTTACGCTCGTTCAGTGCTTCGTTCGGTCCTGCGAATTCGTATACGTCGTGACCGGCGTCGGACTTCTCGGCATCTCCGAATCCCTCAAGGCACGGCTAACGCGCCGGCTGGTCTTTGGGATATTGAGTCTTGCCTCGCGCAAAAGATCTCACTTCATCTTTGAGAACAGTTCGGACGGTCTTCTTGACTGGATTGCCGCGTATGGTCACAAAACCTCTGTTTTTATGGGTGCTGGCGTCGACCCGGACGAGTTCAGGATGACTGAACTCCCAACAATGCCACCATTCCGCTTCGCTACCGTTTCTCGCCTGATTTGGTCCAAGGGCATCGATCTCGCCGTTGATGCGATTTCGGCGCTCGCTCAGGAGGGGCATCCGGTAGAGCTGCACATTTACGGCGTTCCAGACCTTGCCAACCCGCACCCGATCAACCCCGCGATCTGGAGCGGACGTGTCGGGATTCACTATCATGGCTTCTCCGATCAGGTCGCAAACGTATGGCGAGAAGCTCACGCGGGCATCTTTACCAGCAGGGGGGGCGAAGGCCTTCCGCGGGCCCTACTGGAAGCCTCAGCCTGCGGCCGAGCGTCAATCGTCACCGCGGTGCCCGGATGTCGAGACTTCATCAGAGACGGTTTGGAGGGTTACGTCGTTCCAACAGACTCCGGTCTCGCTCTGAAGGATGCGATCATTCGGCTGATCAATTCTCCAAACGACATTCTGACCTTTGGAAAGGCGGCGCGCGCGCTCGTCTGCGCCACGAGCACGAACAAGATCATCCAAGCGAAGTATGAGCAGATCTTCCACTCTCTACTTGATGGTGGGCGGCCCGTGAAAAGTTACTCAGACAACCTGGGCACCGGACGTCGTCCTGTTTTGTGCGATCCGAACGACGCGATGACGTCGCGCCGGACGAGGCCGCCAAGCTGA
- a CDS encoding TauD/TfdA family dioxygenase: protein MSMSNMTDNIIPRADVIKSAARLGAEIKNIRLSDELSDEVIRAISQLLLEHKVIFFRNQGHLDDFEQQRFALRLGSLITHTTKQASMLEMAADRRSGRADQMHTDVSFGETCPKISVLRGVVIPADDRETVWSSNAAAYLDLPEPLRMLADNLWAVHCSAYDCAVSRHSDDMDAKQFDDVFTGTICESARPVVRIHPETGERLLVLGDDLQSFVGLEKYASQKLFDRLQSYLTTLENTVTWSWKSGDVVIWDNRATERYAIKESSDRDRVERRTAIDGDVPLSIAGPRSVARTKSKPQAARAA, encoded by the coding sequence ATGAGCATGAGCAACATGACGGATAACATTATCCCGCGAGCGGATGTCATCAAATCCGCGGCCCGGCTGGGTGCCGAGATCAAGAACATCAGGCTATCCGACGAATTGTCCGACGAGGTCATCCGGGCCATTAGCCAATTACTCCTCGAGCACAAGGTCATCTTCTTCCGTAATCAGGGACATCTCGATGATTTCGAACAGCAGCGCTTTGCCCTCAGGCTCGGCTCGCTGATAACGCATACGACCAAGCAGGCATCGATGCTGGAAATGGCGGCGGATCGTCGCAGCGGTCGCGCCGACCAGATGCACACCGATGTCAGTTTCGGAGAGACATGTCCGAAAATCTCGGTGCTGCGCGGCGTTGTGATCCCAGCAGATGACCGTGAGACCGTTTGGTCAAGCAATGCGGCCGCATATCTTGATCTTCCGGAGCCACTGCGGATGCTGGCCGATAATCTCTGGGCGGTACACTGCAGCGCCTATGACTGCGCCGTGAGCAGGCACTCCGACGACATGGATGCAAAGCAGTTTGATGATGTCTTCACCGGAACCATCTGCGAAAGCGCGCGTCCTGTTGTCCGCATCCATCCCGAGACGGGCGAGCGCTTGCTCGTGCTCGGAGATGACTTGCAGAGCTTCGTTGGTTTGGAGAAATATGCCAGCCAGAAGCTGTTCGACCGCCTTCAATCCTACCTCACCACGCTCGAGAACACCGTGACATGGAGCTGGAAATCAGGCGACGTCGTAATCTGGGATAACCGGGCGACCGAGCGCTACGCCATCAAGGAATCCAGCGACCGGGATCGGGTGGAGAGGCGTACCGCTATCGATGGCGATGTGCCGCTCAGTATCGCTGGTCCTCGCAGCGTGGCGCGTACGAAGTCAAAGCCTCAGGCAGCCAGGGCTGCCTAG